From one Rosa rugosa chromosome 4, drRosRugo1.1, whole genome shotgun sequence genomic stretch:
- the LOC133707269 gene encoding protein S-acyltransferase 21 isoform X2, whose amino-acid sequence MARRHGWELPAHTFQVVAITVFFLLTVAYYAFFAPFLGNDIYEYVAIGVYSALVFSVFILYVRCTAIDPADPGILLEADKTFSHKENNNTGNISFSNGGQVDSHGASWCSKVGGFFCGCLVREDCRKREDLLQLQQQSGEDPLFCTLCNAEVGKFSKHCRSCDKCVDGFDHHCRWLNNCVGRKNYITFVSLMAASLVWLIVECGVGIAVLVRCFADKNSMKRQIADRLGVGFSQPPFATVVALCTAISFLAIYPLAELFFFHIILIRKGITTYEYVVAMRTQSEPPGPSVDGGDQQSIASSPTSSAVTAMSGRSSLGMNLPYKGAWCTPPRIFVDHQMQDEIIPHLEPGRLPSTLDPDAIQQPDKAKKLPQRPVRISAWKLAKLDANEATKAAAKARASSSVLRPISSQHHSYEAEYVSSSNVSGRSSPTSTDQGFNNRNSRTGTSKLSPMSSYPPSRASREDVEIGRYAGSNLSSPHVSSLTPSPLEQKTSNLDQFNPMYQSSNDQSPLSEKQSEAKVNVGQMPTEKGNSSLQGNKRSSVFWDQEAGRFVSSSRSGGSSSGAELLYTGQSIFFSGPVLNEPPARGTRNIGSLASEHDRGSTYQQGRSQRGGQLPVFVPSESEKNQFSSRLI is encoded by the exons ATGGCTCGCCGTCATGGATGGGAACTCCCTGCTCACACTTTTCag GTCGTGGCTATAACCGTTTTTTTCTTGCTAACGGTTGCATATTATGCCTTCTTTGCTCCCTTTCTTGGAAATGACATCTATGAGTACGTGGCAATTGGTGTATATTCTGCGTTG GTGTTTTCTGTATTCATACTTTATGTTCGGTGTACAGCAATTGATCCCGCTGATCCTGGAATACTACTTGAAGCTGACAAGACATTTTCCCACAAAGAAAACAATAACACAG GGAACATTTCATTCAGTAATGGAGGACAAGTGGACAGCCATGGTGCAAGTTGGTGCTCAAAAGTTGGAGGTTTCTTCTGTGGTTGTCTTGTAAGAGAAGATTGCCGCAAACGTGAAGATCTCTTGCAATTACAGCAGCAATCtggagaggatcctctcttcTGCACTTTGTGCAATGCTGAG GTCGGCAAGTTCAGCAAACATTGTAGAAGCTGTGATAAATGTGTTGATGGATTTGATCATCATTGTCGG TGGCTAAATAATTGTGTGGGGAGGAAAAATTATATCACATTCGTGTCTCTTATGGCTGCAAGCCTTGTTTGG CTTATTGTTGAATGTGGTGTTGGTATTGCTGTCCTTGTTCGATGCTTTGCTGATAAAAATAGTATGAAAAGGCAGATAGCTGATAGGCTTGGAGTTGGTTTCTCTCAGCCCCCCTTTGCCACTGTGGTG GCCCTATGTACAGCTATTTCCTTCCTTGCCATTTATCCTCTGGCAGAGCTGTTCTTTTTCCACATAATTTTGATTCGAAAG GGTATTACAACCTATGAGTATGTCGTTGCGATGAGAACACAAAGTGAACCTCCTGGACCATCAGTGGATGGAGGTGATCAGCAAAGTATTGCATCTTCACCAACAAGTTCAGCTGTGACTGCCATGAGTGGAAGAAGCTCTCTTGGAATGAATTTGCCATACAAAGGTGCTTGGTGCACCCCTCCAAGGATCTTTGTGGATCACCAG ATGCAGGATGAAATTATTCCACATTTGGAGCCAGGACGCTTACCATCGACATTGGATCCAGATGCAATACAGCAGCCTGATAAGGCAAAAAAATTACCCCAGCGTCCAGTCCGAATAAGTGCATGGAAGCTTGCTAAACTAGATGCTAATGAGGCAACCAAAGCAGCTGCCAAAGCTAGAGCATCATCATCTGTGCTTCGTCCAATTAGTTCTCAACATCATTCGTATGAAGCTGAATATGTATCGAGTAGTAATGTGAGTGGAAGAAGTAGTCCAACCAGTACTGATCAGGGGTTTAACAACAGAAACAGTAGAACTGGGACATCAAAATTATCTCCTATGAGCTCATACCCACCTAGTCGTGCTAGCAGAGAAGATGTTGAAATTGGACGTTATGCTGGTAGTAACTTAAGCAGTCCTCATGTCTCTAGTCTCACCCCTTCTCCTCTAGAGCAGAAAACCTCAAACTTGGATCAGTTCAACCCCATGTATCAGTCATCAAATGATCAATCTCCATTGTCAGAAAAGCAAAGTGAAGCAAAGGTAAATGTAGGACAGATGCCTACAGAAAAAGGTAACTCAAGTCTTCAAGGAAATAAGAGATCGTCAGTTTTTTGGGATCAAGAAGCTGGACGTTTTGTCTCATCTTCCAGATCTGGTGGTTCCTCCTCAGGAGCAGAGCTATTGTACACGGGACAATCCATATTTTTCAGTGGACCTGTTCTCAATGAACCACCCGCTAGAGGGACAAGGAATATTGGTTCACTGGCTTCCGAGCATGACAGAGGTTCTACATATCAACAGGGTAGATCACAGAGAGGTGGCCAGCTTCCCGTGTTTGTTCCAAGTGAGTCTGAGAAAAATCAGTTCTCTTCTAGATTGATTTGA
- the LOC133745591 gene encoding peptidyl-prolyl cis-trans isomerase FKBP18, chloroplastic isoform X1, producing MASSIRCLQLHHQIQFTASTWKPSNTRRSQVQVVKAEQQNEAAISRRSCANILITWLPALTLISASPPFSEARERRNRKVIPLEDYSTTPADGLKYYDLVEGKGPVAEKGSTVQVHFDCLYRGITAVSSRESKILAGNRIIAQPYVFKVGATPGKERKREFVDNANGLFSAQAAPKPPRAMYSVTEGMKVGGKRTVIVPPEAGYGPKGMNEIPPGATFELNLELLQLNPPPRE from the exons ATGGCATCATCAATAAGGTGCTTGCAGTTGCACCACCAAATCCAGTTCACTGCTTCAACTTGGAAACCCAGTAACACTAGGAGAAGCCAAGTCCAAGTAGTCAAGGCAGAGCAGCAAAATGAAGCAGCCATTTCAAGACGATCATGCGCCAATATTCTCATCACTTGGCTGCCGGCTTTGACCCTCATTTCGGCGTCTCCGCCGTTCTCGGAGGCCAGAGAGAGACGCAACAGGAAAGTCATCCCTCTTGAAGACTACAGTACTACCC CAGCTGATGGATTGAAATATTATGATTTGGTTGAGGGAAAGGGTCCAGTAGCTGAGAAAGGATCAACAGTTCAG GTTCACTTTGATTGCTTATATCGTGGGATTACCGCTGTATCAAGCAGGGAATCTAAAATCTTGGCTGGAAATCGTATTATTGCCCAG CCATATGTCTTCAAAGTTGGCGCTACTCCAGGGAAGGAACGAAAGCGAGAGTTTGTGGACAACGCAAATGGTCTATTTTCTGCACAAGCTGCACCAAAACCCCCACGAGCAATGTACTCGGTAACTGAAGGGATGAAAGTAGGGGGGAAG CGAACTGTGATTGTTCCTCCAGAGGCTGGATATGGCCCAAAGGGCATGAATGAGATTCCT CCTGGAGCAACGTTTGAGCTAAATCTGGAGCTTTTGCAGCTGAATCCACCTCCAAGAGAGTGA
- the LOC133707272 gene encoding uncharacterized protein LOC133707272 translates to MSKAKKELMASAPWRVQEEEEEEFSDAKLKVTRQQAGAESTMHVPRKKTKRAQDYQDDDDDSLTEIDPELRYSFHRNYQFLQRVFSIDTIVKPLPPSMAYNVSRNLNFFTRIFTQFFDPEGIANAQKSLGIGQEEKARRVR, encoded by the exons atgtcgaAGGCGAAGAAGGAGCTGATGGCGTCAGCGCCGTGGAGGGtacaagaagaagaggaggaagaattcAGCGACGCGAAGCTGAAAGTGACACGGCAGCAGGCGGGGGCGGAATCAACCATGCACGTCCCTCGCAAGAAAACCAAGCGCGCTCAGGACTATcaagacgacgacgacgactcCCTCACTGAGATCGACCCTGAGCTCCGCTACAGCTTCCACCGTAACTATCAG TTCCTTCAACGAGTTTTTAGCATTGATACTATCGTGAAACCTCTTCCACCTTCCATGGCTTACAATGTCTCCCGCAACTTGAACTTCTTCACTCGCATTTTCACCCAGTTTTTTG ATCCTGAAGGTATAGCAAATGCGCAGAAATCACTTGGTATAGGACAGGAAGAGAAAGCCCGTCGCGTCCGGTGA
- the LOC133745591 gene encoding peptidyl-prolyl cis-trans isomerase FKBP18, chloroplastic isoform X2, which produces MASSIRCLQLHHQIQFTASTWKPSNTRRSQVQVVKAEQQNEAAISRRSCANILITWLPALTLISASPPFSEARERRNRKVIPLEDYSTTPDGLKYYDLVEGKGPVAEKGSTVQVHFDCLYRGITAVSSRESKILAGNRIIAQPYVFKVGATPGKERKREFVDNANGLFSAQAAPKPPRAMYSVTEGMKVGGKRTVIVPPEAGYGPKGMNEIPPGATFELNLELLQLNPPPRE; this is translated from the exons ATGGCATCATCAATAAGGTGCTTGCAGTTGCACCACCAAATCCAGTTCACTGCTTCAACTTGGAAACCCAGTAACACTAGGAGAAGCCAAGTCCAAGTAGTCAAGGCAGAGCAGCAAAATGAAGCAGCCATTTCAAGACGATCATGCGCCAATATTCTCATCACTTGGCTGCCGGCTTTGACCCTCATTTCGGCGTCTCCGCCGTTCTCGGAGGCCAGAGAGAGACGCAACAGGAAAGTCATCCCTCTTGAAGACTACAGTACTACCC CTGATGGATTGAAATATTATGATTTGGTTGAGGGAAAGGGTCCAGTAGCTGAGAAAGGATCAACAGTTCAG GTTCACTTTGATTGCTTATATCGTGGGATTACCGCTGTATCAAGCAGGGAATCTAAAATCTTGGCTGGAAATCGTATTATTGCCCAG CCATATGTCTTCAAAGTTGGCGCTACTCCAGGGAAGGAACGAAAGCGAGAGTTTGTGGACAACGCAAATGGTCTATTTTCTGCACAAGCTGCACCAAAACCCCCACGAGCAATGTACTCGGTAACTGAAGGGATGAAAGTAGGGGGGAAG CGAACTGTGATTGTTCCTCCAGAGGCTGGATATGGCCCAAAGGGCATGAATGAGATTCCT CCTGGAGCAACGTTTGAGCTAAATCTGGAGCTTTTGCAGCTGAATCCACCTCCAAGAGAGTGA
- the LOC133707269 gene encoding protein S-acyltransferase 21 isoform X1, whose product MARRHGWELPAHTFQVVAITVFFLLTVAYYAFFAPFLGNDIYEYVAIGVYSALVFSVFILYVRCTAIDPADPGILLEADKTFSHKENNNTGIPGNISFSNGGQVDSHGASWCSKVGGFFCGCLVREDCRKREDLLQLQQQSGEDPLFCTLCNAEVGKFSKHCRSCDKCVDGFDHHCRWLNNCVGRKNYITFVSLMAASLVWLIVECGVGIAVLVRCFADKNSMKRQIADRLGVGFSQPPFATVVALCTAISFLAIYPLAELFFFHIILIRKGITTYEYVVAMRTQSEPPGPSVDGGDQQSIASSPTSSAVTAMSGRSSLGMNLPYKGAWCTPPRIFVDHQMQDEIIPHLEPGRLPSTLDPDAIQQPDKAKKLPQRPVRISAWKLAKLDANEATKAAAKARASSSVLRPISSQHHSYEAEYVSSSNVSGRSSPTSTDQGFNNRNSRTGTSKLSPMSSYPPSRASREDVEIGRYAGSNLSSPHVSSLTPSPLEQKTSNLDQFNPMYQSSNDQSPLSEKQSEAKVNVGQMPTEKGNSSLQGNKRSSVFWDQEAGRFVSSSRSGGSSSGAELLYTGQSIFFSGPVLNEPPARGTRNIGSLASEHDRGSTYQQGRSQRGGQLPVFVPSESEKNQFSSRLI is encoded by the exons ATGGCTCGCCGTCATGGATGGGAACTCCCTGCTCACACTTTTCag GTCGTGGCTATAACCGTTTTTTTCTTGCTAACGGTTGCATATTATGCCTTCTTTGCTCCCTTTCTTGGAAATGACATCTATGAGTACGTGGCAATTGGTGTATATTCTGCGTTG GTGTTTTCTGTATTCATACTTTATGTTCGGTGTACAGCAATTGATCCCGCTGATCCTGGAATACTACTTGAAGCTGACAAGACATTTTCCCACAAAGAAAACAATAACACAGGTATTCCTG GGAACATTTCATTCAGTAATGGAGGACAAGTGGACAGCCATGGTGCAAGTTGGTGCTCAAAAGTTGGAGGTTTCTTCTGTGGTTGTCTTGTAAGAGAAGATTGCCGCAAACGTGAAGATCTCTTGCAATTACAGCAGCAATCtggagaggatcctctcttcTGCACTTTGTGCAATGCTGAG GTCGGCAAGTTCAGCAAACATTGTAGAAGCTGTGATAAATGTGTTGATGGATTTGATCATCATTGTCGG TGGCTAAATAATTGTGTGGGGAGGAAAAATTATATCACATTCGTGTCTCTTATGGCTGCAAGCCTTGTTTGG CTTATTGTTGAATGTGGTGTTGGTATTGCTGTCCTTGTTCGATGCTTTGCTGATAAAAATAGTATGAAAAGGCAGATAGCTGATAGGCTTGGAGTTGGTTTCTCTCAGCCCCCCTTTGCCACTGTGGTG GCCCTATGTACAGCTATTTCCTTCCTTGCCATTTATCCTCTGGCAGAGCTGTTCTTTTTCCACATAATTTTGATTCGAAAG GGTATTACAACCTATGAGTATGTCGTTGCGATGAGAACACAAAGTGAACCTCCTGGACCATCAGTGGATGGAGGTGATCAGCAAAGTATTGCATCTTCACCAACAAGTTCAGCTGTGACTGCCATGAGTGGAAGAAGCTCTCTTGGAATGAATTTGCCATACAAAGGTGCTTGGTGCACCCCTCCAAGGATCTTTGTGGATCACCAG ATGCAGGATGAAATTATTCCACATTTGGAGCCAGGACGCTTACCATCGACATTGGATCCAGATGCAATACAGCAGCCTGATAAGGCAAAAAAATTACCCCAGCGTCCAGTCCGAATAAGTGCATGGAAGCTTGCTAAACTAGATGCTAATGAGGCAACCAAAGCAGCTGCCAAAGCTAGAGCATCATCATCTGTGCTTCGTCCAATTAGTTCTCAACATCATTCGTATGAAGCTGAATATGTATCGAGTAGTAATGTGAGTGGAAGAAGTAGTCCAACCAGTACTGATCAGGGGTTTAACAACAGAAACAGTAGAACTGGGACATCAAAATTATCTCCTATGAGCTCATACCCACCTAGTCGTGCTAGCAGAGAAGATGTTGAAATTGGACGTTATGCTGGTAGTAACTTAAGCAGTCCTCATGTCTCTAGTCTCACCCCTTCTCCTCTAGAGCAGAAAACCTCAAACTTGGATCAGTTCAACCCCATGTATCAGTCATCAAATGATCAATCTCCATTGTCAGAAAAGCAAAGTGAAGCAAAGGTAAATGTAGGACAGATGCCTACAGAAAAAGGTAACTCAAGTCTTCAAGGAAATAAGAGATCGTCAGTTTTTTGGGATCAAGAAGCTGGACGTTTTGTCTCATCTTCCAGATCTGGTGGTTCCTCCTCAGGAGCAGAGCTATTGTACACGGGACAATCCATATTTTTCAGTGGACCTGTTCTCAATGAACCACCCGCTAGAGGGACAAGGAATATTGGTTCACTGGCTTCCGAGCATGACAGAGGTTCTACATATCAACAGGGTAGATCACAGAGAGGTGGCCAGCTTCCCGTGTTTGTTCCAAGTGAGTCTGAGAAAAATCAGTTCTCTTCTAGATTGATTTGA
- the LOC133707267 gene encoding uncharacterized protein LOC133707267 gives MDSIPEEWKSLFPISSVFQPPLLISNPSILGPLIFNPKPNSTTLLLSCPTLLPPLTPLPHLSLPRFLLTSSPESAPLPSTSSSIASFLGPHQYKNDILSSFRNRLEFLQCPQTNTILIFFPTGENSDQVGLFELVLKESTFDVKVYNLTTRCQFKYQILRISVTPLPNLSNLRGNGPVNIGYLLASTLYSVHWFIVKVGDFGPNSYSVRLVYLGGKVFKACCVVHACWSPHVLEESVVLLENGALFLFDLESRLDNDISNTYFKGTRLKVLWDNNGYGSSGNYKWLSCEFSWHPRVLIVARSDAIFLVDLRFHECSVTCLMKIEMLHMYAPIEKEQFRVLSTTSSDSFHFVLASDSLLLLCDVRKPLMPVLQWAHSIDKASYIDVFRLSELRSYSKDDTYKWPSDSGFCIILGSFWNCEFNIFSYGPSLPMPIGSVASKIMELRKSFYAWELPSDLLLSSQECHCGNCLVREEFLKDALPKWIDWQRKKEIVLGFGIVNKDLSSLLSEPDEFGGFTLIRLMSSGKLELQRYCASWDSIKEVEESHGELLHFKDHLLCSPEHEEYKFPRRFKYLELDYLCSYLNGNLDEVLDAKIKKPSKVPRGNELFSPEFHEILCKKLHECGFGQLRSSPAITIVLNDISLPASIHEVVLRRLWSELPMELLQLAFSNYPEILEVLVNKKRVALEFSAVPDLSQLPPFILRRPRKPFCRSNKWSKKVQPGEALVGPVLPLPLLLTLHEFRNGCPNSEEQSGRFSVEAELSRSCDEVMRVASEMAVSNSDQEVLDDQVTSLANDGEEKWGDSQRSKPFFLYQPVAAKGSSTCRRQGKSLYKNDKFDTLISKVSEKKQTSNDISDSVGPELFDDLCPVELRFDACPMKFESKELREYNILKRQFLEWQNRFDLYKDFRSRIESKSNI, from the coding sequence ATGGACAGCATACCCGAAGAATGGAAATCTCTCTTCCCAATCTCATCAGTCTTCCAGCCTCCACTTCTCATTTCAAACCCTTCAATATTGGGTCCTCTAATCTTCAACCCAAAACCCAATAGCACTACTCTCCTTTTATCTTGCCCCACTCTCCTGCCACCTCTCACTCCTTTACCTCATCTCTCTCTACCTCGTTTCCTCTTGACCTCCTCACCAGAATCTGCTCCTCTTCCCTCTACCTCTTCCTCCATAGCCTCCTTCTTGGGCCCTCATCAGTACAAAAATGACATTCTTTCCTCTTTCCGAAACCGTCTCGAATTCCTTCAATGCCCACAAACTAACACTATTCTTATATTTTTCCCTACCGGTGAGAATTCTGACCAAGTTGGGTTGTTCGAGCTGGTATTAAAAGAATCGACTTTTGACGTTAAAGTTTACAATCTCACTACAAGGTGTCAGTTCAAATACCAGATTTTAAGGATTTCTGTGACTCCCCTTCCTAACTTATCCAATTTAAGAGGTAATGGTCCTGTTAACATTGGATATTTATTGGCTTCAACTTTGTACTCTGTGCATTGGTTTATTGTAAAGGTTGGAGATTTTGGTCCGAATTCATATAGTGTTAGGTTAGTGTATTTGGGTGGTAAGGTCTTCAAGGCTTGCTGTGTTGTACATGCGTGTTGGAGTCCGCATGTGCTGGAAGAGAGTGTGGTTTTGTTAGAGAATGGTGCTTTATTCTTGTTTGATTTGGAATCTCGTCTAGACAACGATATTTCAAATACATATTTTAAAGGGACCAGATTGAAAGTCCTTTGGGACAATAATGGTTATGGTAGTTCTGGAAATTATAAGTGGTTGAGTTGTGAGTTCAGTTGGCATCCTAGAGTTTTGATTGTTGCACGTTCAGATGCAATTTTCTTAGTTGATTTGAGGTTCCATGAATGTAGTGTGACTTGTTTGATGAAGATTGAGATGTTGCATATGTATGCCCCGATTGAAAAGGAGCAGTTCCGTGTGCTTTCAACGACTAGTTCTGATAGTTTTCACTTTGTTTTGGCTTCCGACAGTTTGTTACTTCTTTGTGATGTGCGCAAGCCATTGATGCCGGTGTTGCAATGGGCTCATAGCATCGACAAAGCAAGCTATATTGATGTTTTTAGACTGTCAGAATTGAGGTCATACTCGAAGGATGACACATATAAATGGCCTTCGGATTCTGGTTTTTGCATCATCTTGGGTTCATTTTGGAATTGTGAGTTCAATATCTTTTCCTATGGACCTTCCCTCCCAATGCCAATAGGATCAGTAGCTTCAAAAATAATGGAGCTTAGAAAATCCTTTTATGCCTGGGAGCTCCCTTCAGATCTTTTACTGTCTAGTCAGGAATGCCATTGTGGAAATTGTCTTGTAAGAGAAGAGTTTTTAAAAGATGCGCTTCCTAAGTGGATTGATTGGCAGCGCAAAAAAGAGATAGTGCTGGGCTTCGGTATTGTAAACAAAGACTTGTCTTCTCTGCTTTCTGAACCAGATGAATTTGGTGGTTTTACACTGATAAGGCTAATGTCCTCAGGAAAGCTAGAATTACAGAGATATTGTGCATCATGGGATTCTATAAAAGAAGTAGAAGAATCACATGGAGAGTTGCTGCATTTTAAGGATCATTTGCTCTGCTCCCCCGAACATGAGGAATACAAATTTCCTAGGAGATTTAAGTACCTTGAACTTGACTACCTCTGTAGTTATCTAAATGGCAATCTTGATGAAGTTTTGGatgcaaaaataaaaaagcccTCTAAGGTTCCTCGAGGGAATGAACTCTTTAGCCCAGAATTTCATGAAATATTATGCAAGAAGTTACATGAATGCGGTTTCGGTCAGTTAAGATCATCTCCTGCTATTACAATTGTTTTAAATGACATCAGCTTGCCAGCAAGCATACATGAAGTTGTTTTGAGGAGATTGTGGTCAGAGTTACCCATGGAGCTTTTGCAATTGGCTTTTTCTAACTATCCTGAAATTCTTGAAGTGCTTGTGAACAAAAAGAGGGTGGCTTTGGAATTCTCTGCTGTACCAGACCTATCTCAGTTGCCTCCTTTCATTTTAAGGAGGCCTAGGAAGCCGTTTTGCCGCAGCAATAAGTGGTCAAAGAAAGTGCAACCTGGTGAAGCCCTTGTGGGTCCGGTACTTCCTCTTCCTCTGTTGCTTACACTTCATGAATTTCGTAATGGGTGTCCAAATTCAGAGGAACAATCAGGCAGATTTTCAGTAGAGGCAGAGCTTAGCCGCAGCTGTGATGAGGTCATGCGGGTTGCCAGCGAAATGGCTGTTTCCAATTCTGATCAAGAGGTTCTTGATGATCAAGTGACTTCCCTTGCTAATGATGGAGAAGAGAAATGGGGCGACTCTCAAAGGTCAAAACCTTTCTTTTTATATCAGCCGGTTGCAGCTAAAGGCTCTTCAACCTGTCGTAGACAGGGAAAATCTCTTTATAAGAATGACAAGTTTGACACCTTGATTTCTAAAGTGTCAGAGAAGAAGCAAACATCCAATGACATTAGCGATAGCGTTGGACCAGAACTCTTTGATGATCTTTGCCCTGTGGAATTGAGATTTGATGCTTGTCCCATGAAGTTTGAGTCGAAGGAACTGAGGGAATATAATATATTGAAGAGGCAATTCTTAGAATGGCAAAATAGGTTTGACTTGTATAAAGACTTCCGCTCTCGGATCGAATCAAAATCTAATATATGA
- the LOC133707271 gene encoding MLO-like protein 9: MAGGGGAGSRELDQTPTWAVAGVCFLIILISIILEKVLHLVGHWFERRKKAGLLEALEIVKAELMVLGFISLLLTFGQAYIARWCIPEDYADTMLPCPYRNGPDDHGGGDKGGDKGGGGGGHRRLLWYEQERRILAAGSSGKACAKGEVPLISINGLHQLHIFIFFLAVFHVIYGAITMTLGRLKIRRWKQWEREAVNDSEFNDPTKFRLTHETSFVRDHTRCWTKTRFTFYLVCFFRQFFRSVRRADFLTMRHGFVTVHLAPGSNFDFQKYIKRSLEDDFKVVVGISPLLWTTMTLFLLLNVHGWEAMFVLSVLPLVIILAVGTKLQGIITQMALEIQERHAVVQGIPLVQVTDKHFWFSWPELVLYLIHFVLFQNAFEITHFFWIWYEFGIRSCFHENFNLTLVRVGLGVAVQFMCSYITLPLYALVTQMGSTMKKSIFDEQTNKALKKWQKNAQKKNKHEGSHKTTKQKLGGQSANPQSDMETEGSNPRPSANIMASVDVQGKNDLLTGP; encoded by the exons ATGGCCGGTGGTGGTGGCGCAGGCAGCAGAGAGCTCGATCAGACGCCGACGTGGGCTGTCGCCGGTGTCTGTTTCCTCATCATTCTTATTTCCATAATTTTGGAAAAGGTTCTTCACCTGGTCGGACAT TGGTTTGAACGTAGAAAAAAAGCCGGTTTGCTTGAAGCTCTGGAGATAGTTAAAGCAG AGCTTATGGTTTTGGGATTCATTTCTTTGCTACTGACATTTGGGCAAGCGTACATCGCTCGATGGTGCATTCCTGAAGACTATGCAGATACAATGTTGCCCTGTCCTTACAGAAACGGCCCTGATGATCACGGTGGTGGTGACAAAGGTGGTGACaaaggtggtggaggaggaggtCATCGCAGGCTTTTATGGTATGAGCAGGAGCGCAGAATTTTAGCTGCTGGTAGCTCTGGCAAAGCCTGTGCAAAG GGAGAAGTGCCGCTTATCTCTATAAATGGATTACATCAGTTGcacatcttcatcttcttcttagCAGTATTTCACGTTATATATGGTGCCATAACCATGACACTAGGAAGATTAAAG ATTCGTAGGTGGAAGCAGTGGGAACGAGAAGCTGTAAATGATAGTGAATTCAATG ATCCTACGAAATTCAGGCTTACTCACGAGACATCATTTGTGAGAGACCACACAAGATGTTGGACAAAAACACGATTCACCTTCTACTTA GTATGCTTTTTCCGACAATTCTTTAGGTCTGTTCGTAGGGCTGATTTCTTGACCATGCGGCATGGATTCGTCACT GTTCATTTAGCACCTGGAAGCAACTTTGATTTTCAAAAATATATCAAGAGATCATTAGAAGATGACTTTAAGGTAGTTGTGGGAATCAG TCCACTGTTATGGACTACGATGACGCTCTTTTTGCTTCTCAATGTTCATG GATGGGAGGCTATGTTTGTCCTGTCCGTACTTCCTCTAGTT ATAATCTTAGCTGTTGGAACAAAGCTGCAAGGAATTATAACACAAATGGCACTTGAAATCCAAGAAAGACATGCTGTGGTGCAAGGGATACCTCTGGTGCAAGTCACTGATAAGCATTTTTGGTTTAGCTGGCCGGAGCTAGTGCTTTATTTGATCCATTTTGTCCTGTTTCAG AATGCCTTTGAGATAACACATTTCTTTTGGATATGG TATGAGTTCGGGATCAGGTCTTGTTTCCATGAGAACTTCAATCTTACATTGGTCAGAGTTGGTCTTGG GGTTGCCGTCCAGTTTATGTGCAGCTACATCACACTTCCGCTATATGCATTGGTTACACAG ATGGGTTCAACAATGAAGAAGTCAATCTTTGATGAACAAACTAACAAGGCCTTAAAGAAATGGCAAAAGAATGCTCAAAAGAAGAATAAGCATGAGGGCTCGCATAAAACAACTAAACAAAAACTGGGTGGACAGTCAGCAAATCCACAGAGTGACATGGAAACAGAGGGATCAAATCCACGACCATCGGCAAACATCATGGCCAGTGTCGACGTTCAAGGCAAGAATGACCTACTAACAGGACCGTGA